aggttggcttgAAGGGGTGTAGTAGTCGTCGACACCTGCTGTATCTTTGTCGCGGATTTGAAGCCTCGGTTTCGCGCTGCCTGACAGCGATCTGCGTCTTGAAGGGGTCGGTGTCTTGGCGACTTTGAACGGCTAAGGCAATTTGAGCCAGCCGGCGGCGTTCCTGCTGTTTGCTGGCGTAACGGTAGCAAAGGTGCTGTCCCTGCAGTTGACAACTTGTGAGTACTCGAGTAGGAAACCTCATCGGGGCTTGTGGGCTCGAGAGCCCCGAACTCATCAGGGGGCTTTGTGGTGGGATTTGCGTCTGGAGAGGGACACCTTGATGAAGTTGGAAACTTGTTACTGAATCAGAGGCCTTTGTTTGGAATCTgatgtttttggaggagggaagtTTGAAAGAACCAAGTGAGGTGTTCAAATGAGATTGTTGCAGGGACGAGGCAGAGATAGCATTCCATCTTCAATGAACTTCCGCGTCATCCGCCAGGGCTAACCACGGACAGCCAGTTCACTGTGGCCATTGTTGTCGGAGAAAACATACATACTTGTATTCAGCCGCTCAAAAGCTATCGTATTTTTTTGCAGGCTTTTGAGTCGATAGTGCTGGTGCTGACGTTTGAAGAAACTGTGATTGGCGCGGGCACCCATTTTCCATGGAGGGACGACCATACCCAGCGCAGCGCAggtgatggctgctgctgtggcatGATTTCGTTTTGGAGTGACGAGAAGTGCTTTTATGtctgggtgggtggtgaacGCGTGGCAAGTTGGCTCGGGAAGGATGAAACAACACTTGAAAGATTAGTTGTGGTTCAACATTCCATATCTGAGGGTAATGGGTGTGCTCGAATGATGTCATCATAGAGCTCGGCGTTCAGAAGGAAGGTCTGACCTTGTGGTTTCGGTGAAAGGTATGCGCGAGGTACTATCCATGTTGAGCGATCACCTTCATCGACGAAGTTACCTGTAACAAAGAGTATAATTGCAATGCTGGATTCAACTCCATGGAAAGTATAGGCCAGAGTCACACCACCCGGGCACTCAACCAAAGTCGAGCGTTTGATGATTTCGATGTCAGCTCTTCCCAAAAGTCACACATGAACTGGGTCCCGTTTCTGGCGACGATTTTCCTTGAAGTGATGCCAGTTTGACATTGCTCCTGTGACGGGCTGGCAGCACTATACTTGATCCCTGAGCCAGAATgactcaacaccacccgcaGCCGCCACTGCAGCCAGCACCCAGAACTCGAGTCCCGCGTAACCTATCCGATCACCGACTTCATAGACCTTTCCCGTGACCAGCGGGCCTACCGATCGCGCCAGGCAACCAAATGGAGCCGCTGCGCTATTGGTTCGAGCGAGGAAACGTTCGGCTGGTGTGGTTTTAGCGATTCTAGCAGTTCGTCAGACGGGTCAGTCCCAATTTCTTGAGGTCAGCCGGCCTACCAGGAGACATACAAAATGGTCGAGCAAATGTACCCAATCGATGACAACACAACGTTGAACCACAACTCCAGAACGACCAGCATTAGTGCCAATGTGCTGGACGTCACTGAGAGTCCCAGGCAGAAATGGTGTAACGGTGTAGACGACCGGGTAGGCGCAGAGCACGACACGGTATGCCTGGAGTGGCCCCATCTTGTTGGTAAACCACGACACGAACCGTATTTGGGCGATGGCTGCAATTATGGCATGAGACAAGAGTATAAAGCCTTTTGTTGGACCACCGTACCCGAAAGCACCGGCCAGCTTCTGTGTTGAAATGTCTGGGGGAGCCGCGAGGTAGGCAGGCATGATGGCATCTGAAGAGACTTTGTGGAAGGCCAGGAGAGAGACGGATAAAGTCTGGAGGATGAGCTGCTTGGTCAAGGCTCTCATTGGACGTATGATCTTGTCGTCTTCGTGGTCAGAGACATTGCTGATATCCTCTTGCTAGGTAGTGTCAAGTGTCTCT
The sequence above is a segment of the Podospora pseudoanserina strain CBS 124.78 chromosome 5, whole genome shotgun sequence genome. Coding sequences within it:
- a CDS encoding hypothetical protein (EggNog:ENOG503PX54; COG:S): MRALTKQLILQTLSVSLLAFHKVSSDAIMPAYLAAPPDISTQKLAGAFGYGGPTKGFILLSHAIIAAIAQIRFVSWFTNKMGPLQAYRVVLCAYPVVYTVTPFLPGTLSDVQHIGTNAGRSGVVVQRCVVIDWVHLLDHFPNVSSLEPIAQRLHLVAWRDR